One stretch of Streptomyces sp. 135 DNA includes these proteins:
- a CDS encoding histidine kinase → MTTTGDDHTAALTGPWWWERRLGAALDVGLAAVSAAECGAEGIAFAKDAGLPTAVGVGFGVLAGSSLLFRRRWPVAVVLIAIAITPAQMGFLLTIVGLYSLAASELPRRITGALAAMSMAGTLIVALVRASRDLAEEGAHPPIGSEFVPFFAVAAAIGVTAPPVLLGLYVGARRRLMESLRERADDLERELQLLAERAEERAEWARGEERTRIAREMHDVVAHRVSLMVVHAAALQAVARKDPEKAVKNAALVGDMGRQALTELREMLGVLRTGDGGGRAQPVEPVPLAAVGYAAAAAASRAVDEDGPCLAELDELVGQSRAAGMAVDLSVEGEPRGYAADVEQTAYRVVQEALTNVHKHAAGAKTYVRLAHRAAEIAMQVENEPPPEPGSTTDARLPSGGNGLVGMKERVTGLGGVFVSGPTDGGGFRVSAVLPAAVPGVG, encoded by the coding sequence ATGACCACGACGGGGGACGACCACACCGCGGCCTTGACCGGGCCGTGGTGGTGGGAGAGGCGGCTCGGGGCCGCGTTGGATGTGGGGCTCGCGGCGGTGTCCGCGGCGGAGTGCGGGGCCGAGGGGATCGCGTTCGCGAAGGACGCGGGGCTGCCGACGGCCGTGGGTGTCGGCTTCGGGGTGCTCGCGGGCTCCTCGCTGCTCTTCCGCCGCCGCTGGCCCGTCGCCGTGGTGCTGATAGCCATCGCGATCACGCCCGCCCAGATGGGCTTTCTGCTGACGATCGTCGGCCTGTACTCGCTGGCGGCCTCGGAGCTGCCGCGCCGGATCACGGGCGCGCTCGCGGCCATGTCGATGGCGGGGACGCTGATCGTCGCGCTGGTGCGGGCCAGCCGGGATCTCGCGGAGGAGGGGGCGCATCCGCCGATCGGCAGCGAGTTCGTGCCGTTCTTCGCGGTGGCCGCGGCGATCGGCGTCACGGCTCCGCCGGTGCTGCTCGGGCTGTATGTGGGGGCGCGGCGGCGGCTGATGGAGAGCCTGCGGGAGCGGGCGGACGATCTGGAGCGGGAGCTTCAGCTCCTTGCCGAGCGGGCGGAGGAGCGCGCGGAGTGGGCGCGGGGCGAGGAGCGGACGCGGATCGCCCGCGAGATGCACGACGTGGTGGCGCACCGGGTGAGTCTGATGGTGGTGCACGCGGCGGCGTTGCAGGCGGTGGCGAGGAAGGACCCGGAGAAGGCGGTGAAGAACGCGGCGCTGGTCGGTGACATGGGCCGGCAGGCGCTGACGGAGCTGCGGGAGATGCTCGGGGTACTGCGTACGGGCGACGGCGGCGGGCGCGCGCAGCCGGTGGAGCCGGTGCCGTTGGCCGCCGTGGGGTACGCGGCGGCGGCCGCGGCGTCCCGTGCGGTGGACGAGGACGGTCCGTGCCTGGCGGAGCTGGACGAGCTGGTGGGGCAGTCGCGGGCCGCGGGCATGGCGGTGGACCTGTCGGTGGAGGGGGAGCCGCGTGGCTATGCCGCCGATGTGGAGCAGACGGCGTACCGCGTGGTGCAGGAGGCGTTGACCAACGTCCACAAGCACGCGGCGGGCGCGAAGACGTATGTGCGGCTCGCGCACCGGGCTGCGGAGATCGCGATGCAGGTGGAGAACGAACCGCCGCCGGAGCCCGGCTCGACGACGGATGCGCGGCTGCCGAGCGGCGGCAACGGCCTGGTGGGCATGAAGGAGCGGGTCACGGGGCTCGGCGGAGTCTTCGTGTCGGGGCCGACGGACGGGGGCGGTTTCCGCGTGTCGGCGGTGTTGCCGGCGGCGGTTCCGGGGGTGGGGTAG
- a CDS encoding SUKH-3 domain-containing protein, with protein MHADHSTATAVPAGGSTRFPVPVDAALRAAGWRPGHWDIKQAEIWADVLRRHTSPAGHRHAVFPAAVEAWAEFGGLHITPQGPGRQIAPATIHLDPMYGLHLARTLGDLGRALDSEVCPIGEETDTQALLAIDADGRVYSLDHSGDWFLGAHLDQALATLITGAQPTRLSAT; from the coding sequence ATGCACGCCGACCACAGCACCGCCACCGCCGTCCCTGCGGGCGGCAGCACCCGCTTCCCCGTCCCCGTCGACGCCGCCCTGCGCGCGGCCGGCTGGCGGCCGGGACACTGGGACATCAAGCAGGCCGAGATCTGGGCCGACGTCCTGCGCCGCCACACCTCACCCGCCGGACACCGCCACGCCGTCTTCCCCGCCGCCGTCGAGGCCTGGGCGGAATTCGGCGGGCTGCACATCACCCCGCAGGGCCCCGGCCGCCAGATAGCCCCGGCCACCATCCACCTCGACCCGATGTACGGCCTCCACCTCGCCCGCACCCTCGGTGACCTCGGCCGCGCCCTCGACTCCGAGGTGTGCCCCATCGGCGAGGAGACGGACACCCAGGCGCTGCTCGCCATCGACGCCGACGGCCGCGTGTACAGCCTCGACCACAGCGGCGACTGGTTCCTCGGCGCCCACCTCGACCAGGCCCTGGCCACCCTGATCACCGGCGCCCAGCCAACCCGACTCTCAGCAACCTGA
- a CDS encoding ABC transporter ATP-binding protein, giving the protein MTTAVTTPRHGGTGGRTAVAARARDVVKAYGSGETRVVALDGIDVDIARGQFTAIMGPSGSGKSTLMHCLAGLDTVTSGQIFLDDTEITGLKDKKLTRLRRDRIGFIFQAFNLLPTLNALENITLPMDIAGRKPDRAWLDQVVETVGLAGRLKHRPTELSGGQQQRVAVARALASRPDIIFGDEPTGNLDSRAGAEVLGFLRRSVTDLGQTIVMVTHDPVAASYADRVLYLADGRIVDEMHHPTADQVLDRMLRFSGGHPQTPSFDARGRTS; this is encoded by the coding sequence GTGACAACGGCTGTGACCACACCCAGGCACGGGGGCACTGGAGGGCGTACGGCCGTGGCGGCACGGGCGCGCGACGTCGTGAAGGCGTACGGCTCCGGGGAGACCCGCGTCGTCGCGCTCGACGGGATCGACGTGGACATCGCCCGCGGGCAGTTCACCGCGATCATGGGCCCCTCCGGCTCCGGCAAGTCCACCCTGATGCACTGCCTCGCGGGCCTCGACACGGTGACGTCGGGGCAGATCTTCCTCGACGACACCGAGATCACCGGGCTCAAGGACAAGAAGCTCACGCGGTTGCGCCGGGACCGGATCGGCTTCATCTTCCAGGCGTTCAACCTGCTCCCGACGCTCAACGCCCTGGAGAACATCACGCTCCCGATGGACATAGCGGGCCGCAAGCCCGACCGCGCCTGGCTCGACCAGGTCGTGGAGACCGTCGGTCTCGCCGGGCGTCTCAAGCACCGCCCGACCGAGCTGTCCGGCGGCCAGCAGCAGCGCGTCGCGGTGGCCCGCGCGCTCGCCTCGCGGCCGGACATCATCTTCGGCGACGAGCCGACCGGAAACCTCGACTCCCGGGCCGGCGCGGAGGTGCTTGGCTTCCTGCGCCGGTCCGTGACCGACCTCGGCCAGACCATCGTGATGGTCACGCACGACCCGGTCGCCGCCTCGTACGCGGACCGGGTGCTGTATCTCGCCGACGGCCGGATCGTCGACGAGATGCACCACCCGACCGCCGACCAGGTCCTCGACCGCATGCTGCGTTTTTCTGGGGGACACCCCCAGACCCCCTCCTTCGACGCGCGGGGGCGCACGTCATGA
- a CDS encoding MDR family MFS transporter, with protein sequence MGTQDAIRGRGAVRGRGAVVAALMLAMALTAVDSTIVSTAVPQIVGSLGGFPIFSWLFSGYLLAATVTLPVYGKLSDTFGRKPVLIAGSVLFLLGSALCALAWSMESLIAFRVVQGLGGGAIQGTVQTLAADLYPLKERPKIQAKLSTVWATSAVAGPAIGGLIASYADWRWIFLINLPIGAVALWLIVRHLHEPARETLARGRVDWPGALAVFACGGVLLTALVQGGVAWGWLSAPSLALFATGLALVGAVVLIERRAAEPIIPGWVWRRRTIAAVNLALGALGLLMVAPTVFLPTYAQSVLGLAPIAAGFVLSVMILSWPVTAALSQHVYRRIGFRNTAAVGISAAALILLAFPLLPYPGAAWQPALIMLLLGAALGLFQLPLIVGVQSTVGWAERGTATASILFCRQIGQTLGAALFGAVANGVLSARLGGSGSLDSVARVLDDPGSVADPERLRRAVDTAVDAVYVGAGCAAVVALLVLLFVAPRRFPVLQEPQEQESQQTQQTHGSQGVQDGTPGDGQEPGGDRDGHGEPAPEPDRLSPTRQKPDGAP encoded by the coding sequence GTGGGGACGCAGGACGCGATACGGGGCCGGGGCGCGGTACGGGGGCGGGGCGCGGTCGTCGCCGCGCTGATGCTCGCCATGGCGCTGACCGCCGTCGACTCCACGATCGTGTCGACCGCCGTCCCGCAGATCGTGGGCTCGCTCGGCGGCTTCCCGATCTTCTCCTGGCTCTTCTCCGGCTACCTCCTCGCGGCCACGGTCACCCTGCCCGTCTACGGCAAGCTCTCCGACACCTTCGGCCGCAAGCCCGTGCTCATCGCGGGCAGCGTGCTGTTCCTGCTCGGCTCGGCGCTGTGCGCCCTCGCCTGGAGCATGGAGTCGCTCATCGCCTTCCGCGTCGTCCAGGGGCTGGGCGGCGGCGCCATCCAGGGCACCGTGCAGACCCTCGCCGCCGACCTCTACCCGCTCAAGGAACGCCCCAAGATCCAGGCGAAGCTCTCCACCGTGTGGGCCACCTCCGCGGTCGCGGGCCCCGCCATCGGCGGCCTCATCGCCTCGTACGCGGACTGGCGGTGGATCTTCCTCATCAATCTGCCGATCGGCGCGGTCGCCCTCTGGCTGATCGTGCGTCACCTGCACGAACCGGCCCGCGAGACGCTCGCGCGGGGCCGCGTCGACTGGCCCGGCGCGCTCGCCGTCTTCGCCTGCGGCGGCGTCCTGCTCACCGCGCTCGTCCAGGGCGGCGTCGCCTGGGGCTGGCTCTCGGCGCCCTCCCTCGCCCTCTTCGCCACCGGCCTCGCACTGGTGGGCGCCGTCGTCCTCATCGAGCGGCGGGCCGCGGAGCCGATCATTCCCGGCTGGGTGTGGCGCAGGCGCACCATCGCCGCGGTGAACCTCGCCCTCGGCGCGCTCGGCCTGCTGATGGTCGCCCCCACGGTCTTCCTGCCGACCTACGCCCAGTCCGTGCTCGGCCTCGCGCCGATCGCCGCCGGGTTCGTGCTCTCCGTGATGATCCTGAGCTGGCCGGTCACCGCCGCGCTCAGCCAGCACGTCTACCGCAGGATCGGCTTCCGGAACACCGCGGCCGTCGGCATCTCGGCGGCGGCCCTGATCCTGCTCGCCTTCCCCCTGCTGCCCTACCCCGGAGCGGCCTGGCAGCCGGCCCTGATCATGCTGCTCCTCGGCGCGGCGCTCGGCCTCTTCCAGCTGCCGCTGATCGTCGGCGTGCAGTCCACCGTCGGCTGGGCCGAGCGCGGCACGGCGACCGCGTCCATCCTCTTCTGCCGCCAGATCGGCCAGACGCTGGGCGCCGCCCTCTTCGGCGCGGTGGCCAACGGCGTGCTGAGCGCGCGGCTCGGCGGCTCCGGATCCCTCGACTCGGTGGCGCGCGTCCTGGACGACCCCGGCTCGGTGGCGGACCCAGAGCGGCTGCGGCGGGCGGTGGACACGGCGGTCGACGCGGTCTACGTGGGCGCCGGGTGCGCCGCCGTAGTGGCCCTGCTGGTCCTGCTCTTCGTGGCACCGCGCCGCTTCCCGGTCCTCCAGGAACCACAAGAACAGGAGTCACAGCAGACACAGCAGACACACGGGTCACAGGGGGTCCAAGACGGCACCCCGGGCGACGGGCAAGAGCCGGGTGGCGATCGGGACGGGCACGGTGAACCGGCCCCCGAGCCCGACCGGTTGTCCCCTACACGGCAAAAGCCCGACGGAGCGCCCTAG
- a CDS encoding SMI1/KNR4 family protein gives MTTGRLGQQSAPPNAAYAGQVVHFPDPVRAARHPRGVRVDERGYPDFSAYARAAAEIAEPPEGFGVDELRLTDYVSANAALAADGHDLWDTIPAVATPHGWTWHHVPGSRRLELVPVEVKALLRHHGGIATTAVDHEKRGTRPLQETRPAHFALPKTSVAVTEQQVQGVEEDLGYRLPGAYRSFLKAAGGCAPVGAALDAELGLLVDQPFFTVRDEAAVNDLVYVNKCLRDHLTKDYLCVGFVQGGLLAVKVKGERAGSVWFCAYDDVRDVSEAAAWPPAERVQRLLLPCGDDFDAFLARLAGNPPELETVANLMVDGGFARAVPVSSAGE, from the coding sequence ATGACGACAGGTCGGCTGGGGCAGCAGTCCGCGCCGCCGAACGCGGCCTACGCCGGGCAGGTCGTGCACTTCCCGGATCCGGTCCGCGCCGCCCGCCATCCCAGAGGGGTGCGGGTGGATGAGCGGGGCTATCCGGACTTCTCGGCCTACGCCCGGGCCGCCGCCGAGATCGCGGAGCCCCCGGAGGGCTTCGGTGTCGATGAACTGCGCCTGACGGACTACGTGTCGGCGAACGCGGCACTGGCCGCGGACGGCCATGACCTGTGGGACACGATTCCCGCCGTGGCGACTCCGCACGGCTGGACCTGGCACCACGTGCCGGGCAGCCGCAGGCTCGAGCTGGTGCCGGTCGAGGTGAAGGCGTTGCTCCGGCATCACGGCGGGATCGCGACGACGGCCGTGGATCACGAGAAGCGGGGGACGCGCCCGCTCCAGGAGACGCGGCCCGCGCACTTCGCCCTGCCGAAGACGTCGGTCGCGGTGACCGAGCAGCAGGTGCAGGGCGTCGAGGAGGACCTGGGGTACCGACTGCCGGGTGCCTACCGTTCGTTCCTGAAGGCTGCGGGCGGTTGCGCGCCGGTCGGCGCGGCGCTCGACGCCGAGTTGGGGCTGCTGGTGGACCAGCCGTTCTTCACGGTGCGCGACGAGGCCGCCGTCAATGACCTGGTGTACGTCAACAAGTGCCTGCGCGACCATCTCACCAAGGACTACCTGTGCGTCGGCTTCGTGCAGGGCGGGCTGCTCGCGGTGAAGGTCAAGGGCGAGCGAGCCGGTTCGGTGTGGTTCTGCGCGTACGACGACGTGCGCGACGTCTCGGAGGCGGCCGCGTGGCCGCCCGCGGAGCGCGTGCAGCGGTTGCTGCTGCCGTGCGGTGACGACTTCGACGCGTTCCTGGCCCGGCTCGCGGGCAATCCGCCGGAGCTGGAGACCGTGGCGAATCTGATGGTGGACGGCGGCTTCGCGCGCGCCGTTCCCGTGTCCTCGGCTGGGGAGTGA
- a CDS encoding DUF2079 domain-containing protein, with translation MPGAKPDAPALERGDELIPPRDQAPPAPRPGRHGVWDRVPYLLAAALFLAYAVVSVSRYRRMESRSWDLGIFEQAVRAYAHLQVPVADLKGPGANILGDHFSPVTALLAPAYRLFPSPVTLLVAQALLFAVSAIPVTRAATRLLGRASGLAVGVAYGLSWGIQRAADFDFHEICFAVPLIAFSLEALLRQRWRAALLWALPLVLVKEDLGVTLAAIALVVAVRARRVQPKAVPYALGVAAFGAVATVVTLTLIIPAFNSVGAYDYWDKVGEGGAAAGAFGGLDTKLRTLAWLLIPTTGLLALRSPLLLVALPTLGWRFLSGDDHYWGTDWHYSAVLMPVVMLALVDAVDVFRRGGRRWLREYADRLPACAAAAALALTTSLPLAGLTEAKTYEKSGQVAAVERMLERVPDGATVEANIGPISRLTSRARVFWVGSARPVVPRYIALDVRSGWTKDPVAYAEKLHPGTEYVAEDTAYGYVLLRRA, from the coding sequence ATGCCCGGAGCCAAGCCCGACGCCCCCGCCCTGGAGCGCGGCGACGAGCTCATACCGCCGCGGGACCAGGCCCCGCCCGCCCCCCGCCCGGGGCGCCACGGCGTCTGGGACCGCGTCCCGTATCTCCTCGCGGCGGCGTTGTTCCTCGCCTACGCCGTGGTGTCCGTCAGCCGGTACCGCCGGATGGAGAGCCGCTCCTGGGACCTCGGGATCTTCGAGCAGGCCGTGCGGGCCTACGCGCACCTCCAGGTGCCGGTCGCCGACCTCAAGGGGCCCGGCGCCAACATCCTCGGCGACCACTTCAGCCCCGTCACCGCGCTCCTCGCGCCCGCCTACCGCCTCTTCCCCTCCCCCGTCACGCTGCTCGTCGCGCAGGCCCTGCTGTTCGCCGTCTCCGCGATCCCCGTCACGCGCGCCGCGACCCGGCTCCTTGGCCGCGCCTCGGGACTGGCGGTGGGGGTCGCGTACGGACTGTCCTGGGGCATCCAGCGCGCCGCCGACTTCGACTTCCACGAGATCTGCTTCGCCGTACCGCTCATCGCGTTCTCCCTGGAGGCCCTGCTGCGGCAGCGGTGGCGGGCCGCGCTGCTGTGGGCGCTGCCGCTGGTCCTCGTCAAGGAGGACCTCGGGGTGACGCTCGCCGCCATCGCGCTGGTGGTGGCGGTCCGGGCCCGCCGCGTCCAGCCGAAGGCCGTGCCCTACGCCCTGGGCGTCGCCGCCTTCGGGGCCGTCGCCACCGTCGTCACGCTCACCCTGATCATCCCTGCCTTCAACTCGGTGGGCGCGTACGACTACTGGGACAAGGTCGGGGAGGGCGGCGCGGCGGCCGGGGCGTTCGGCGGTCTCGACACCAAGCTGCGGACCCTGGCCTGGCTGCTGATCCCCACCACCGGGCTGCTCGCCCTGCGTTCGCCGCTGCTGCTGGTCGCGCTGCCCACCCTCGGCTGGCGCTTCCTGTCCGGCGACGACCACTACTGGGGCACCGACTGGCACTACAGCGCCGTCCTGATGCCGGTGGTGATGCTCGCCCTCGTGGACGCCGTCGACGTCTTCCGCCGGGGCGGGCGGCGGTGGCTGCGCGAGTACGCCGACCGGCTGCCGGCCTGCGCGGCCGCCGCCGCGCTGGCCCTGACGACGTCGCTGCCGCTCGCGGGCCTCACCGAGGCGAAGACGTACGAGAAGAGCGGGCAGGTCGCGGCGGTGGAGCGGATGCTGGAGCGGGTCCCGGACGGCGCCACCGTCGAGGCGAACATAGGGCCCATCAGCAGGCTCACCTCCCGCGCCCGCGTCTTCTGGGTCGGCTCGGCCCGCCCGGTCGTCCCCCGGTACATCGCGCTCGACGTCCGCTCCGGCTGGACGAAGGACCCGGTCGCGTACGCCGAGAAGCTGCACCCCGGCACCGAGTACGTCGCCGAGGACACCGCCTACGGCTACGTGCTGCTGCGCAGGGCCTGA
- a CDS encoding cellulose-binding protein gives MSSSGATSSPHGFTTVRGRGYRPQQVEAYAAGLFQERDEAWERAARLTVLAKNMEAEAAHLREVVSRLAPQTYDNLGGRARQILTLGEEEADAVREAARAEARAVAEEAGAAAREVREAARAYAEEVGAETDEWVGQRLLKDRATADEARISARRDVKERRGEALAALREMRRRCQELLAEQEKEQAERWEAAEREITEREAASEGRDAARIAAAEARLAEVERAFAAAEEAARHGQEDAQARAAEIVAGARLREERIARETERVLREHGEEWDEVRAHMDHVRGSLAALTGRAPAEDIP, from the coding sequence ATGAGCAGCAGCGGTGCAACGTCGTCGCCGCACGGCTTCACCACCGTGCGCGGCCGCGGCTACCGTCCCCAGCAGGTGGAGGCGTACGCCGCCGGACTTTTCCAGGAACGGGACGAGGCGTGGGAGCGCGCCGCCCGGCTGACCGTCCTCGCCAAGAACATGGAGGCCGAGGCCGCCCACCTGCGCGAGGTGGTCTCCCGGCTCGCCCCGCAGACGTACGACAACCTCGGCGGGCGGGCCCGGCAGATCCTCACGCTCGGCGAGGAGGAGGCCGACGCCGTGCGGGAGGCGGCGCGGGCCGAGGCGCGGGCCGTCGCCGAGGAGGCCGGGGCCGCGGCACGTGAGGTGCGGGAGGCCGCCCGCGCGTACGCCGAAGAGGTGGGCGCGGAGACCGACGAATGGGTCGGGCAGCGGCTGCTGAAGGACCGCGCCACGGCGGACGAGGCCCGGATCTCCGCCCGGCGGGACGTGAAGGAGCGGCGCGGCGAGGCGCTCGCCGCCCTGCGGGAGATGCGCCGGCGGTGCCAGGAGCTGCTCGCCGAGCAGGAGAAGGAGCAGGCCGAGCGGTGGGAGGCGGCCGAGCGGGAGATCACCGAGCGGGAGGCGGCGTCGGAGGGACGTGACGCGGCGCGGATCGCCGCCGCCGAGGCGCGCCTTGCCGAGGTCGAACGGGCCTTCGCCGCGGCGGAGGAGGCGGCGCGGCACGGCCAGGAGGACGCGCAGGCGCGGGCCGCGGAGATCGTCGCGGGAGCGAGGCTGCGGGAGGAGCGGATCGCGCGGGAGACGGAGCGGGTCCTGCGGGAGCACGGCGAGGAGTGGGACGAGGTGCGGGCCCACATGGACCACGTACGCGGCAGCCTCGCGGCGCTCACGGGGCGGGCGCCGGCGGAGGATATCCCCTAG
- a CDS encoding FtsX-like permease family protein — translation MTVLKTSMRNFLAHKGRMALSAVAVVLSVAFVCGTLVFSDTMSTTFDKLFAATSADVTVTPKSAGDAGDAPRSGKPESMPASVVEKAGKVEGAKAAEGAVSSQSVTVVDSDDKNLSPSNGGPTIAGNWTRNDLRSMDITSGHSPRGPTEVMVDADTADKHGLKIGDELRTIAATGDHTAKISGIATFKVTNPGAAIVYFDTATAQRELLGATGRFTHVNLTAEAGVSDTALKAEVATALDKTAYDIRTQKETADENRKDVGSFLDVMKYAMLGFAGIAFLVGIFLIINTFSMLVAQRTREIGLMRAIGSSRGQVNRSVLVEALLLGVFGSVLGVGAGIGLAVGLMKLMSGMGMELSTGDLTVAWTTPVVGMALGIVVTVLAAYLPARRAGKVSPMAALRDAGTPADGRAGVPRAVIGLVLTGAGGLGLYAAGQADKAKEGSLLLGGGIVLTLVGFVVIGPVLASGVVRVLSAVLLRAFGPVGRLAERNALRNPRRTGATGAALMIGLALVACLSVVGSSMVASATDELDKSVGADFIVQSTQPGGFITPKAAEALEKADHIGHITRYQQIRADLTTPGGKTADGVGLSAADPTYAKDLRRETVAGELSAAYGKNAMSVGDDFAKKYGLKVGDQLKVAFEHGKTAELRLAAITSDDSSVDKGAMYTNITTLEKYVPADRLPQNDIMFATAAKGQQDAAYQSLKDSLKAYPQYEVMDQTDFKQTLKDQVGQMLNMVYGLLGLAIIVAILGVVNTLALSVVERTREIGLMRAIGLSRRQLRRMIRLESVVIAVFGALLGLGLGMGWGATAQQLLALEGLKVLEIPWPTIIAVFVGSAFVGLFAALVPAFRAGRMNVLNAIATE, via the coding sequence ATGACCGTCCTCAAGACCTCGATGCGCAACTTCCTCGCGCACAAGGGCCGCATGGCGCTCTCCGCCGTGGCCGTCGTCCTGTCGGTGGCGTTCGTGTGCGGCACGCTCGTCTTCTCCGACACGATGAGCACCACCTTCGACAAGCTCTTCGCGGCGACCTCCGCCGATGTCACGGTCACCCCCAAGTCCGCCGGGGACGCGGGCGACGCGCCCCGCAGCGGCAAGCCCGAGTCGATGCCCGCCTCCGTGGTCGAGAAGGCCGGGAAGGTCGAGGGCGCCAAGGCCGCCGAGGGCGCCGTCAGCAGCCAGAGCGTGACCGTCGTCGATTCCGACGACAAGAACCTGAGCCCCAGCAACGGCGGCCCGACCATCGCGGGCAACTGGACGCGCAACGACCTGCGTTCGATGGACATCACCTCCGGTCACTCCCCGCGCGGGCCCACCGAGGTGATGGTCGACGCCGACACCGCCGACAAGCACGGCCTGAAGATCGGCGACGAGCTGCGCACCATCGCCGCCACCGGCGACCACACCGCGAAGATCTCCGGCATCGCCACCTTCAAGGTGACCAACCCCGGCGCCGCGATCGTCTACTTCGACACCGCCACCGCCCAGCGCGAACTCCTCGGCGCCACCGGCCGGTTCACGCACGTCAACCTCACCGCGGAAGCGGGCGTCAGCGACACCGCGCTGAAGGCGGAGGTCGCGACCGCCCTCGACAAGACCGCGTACGACATCAGGACGCAGAAGGAGACCGCGGACGAGAACCGCAAGGACGTCGGCAGCTTCCTCGACGTCATGAAGTACGCGATGCTCGGTTTCGCCGGGATCGCCTTCCTCGTCGGCATCTTCCTCATCATCAACACCTTCTCGATGCTGGTCGCCCAGCGCACCCGCGAGATCGGCCTGATGCGCGCCATCGGCTCCAGCCGGGGCCAGGTCAACCGCTCCGTGCTCGTCGAGGCGCTGCTGCTCGGCGTGTTCGGCTCCGTCCTCGGCGTCGGCGCGGGCATCGGCCTCGCCGTCGGCCTGATGAAGCTGATGTCCGGCATGGGCATGGAACTGTCCACCGGCGACCTCACCGTCGCCTGGACGACACCCGTGGTCGGCATGGCCCTCGGCATCGTCGTCACCGTCCTCGCCGCCTACCTCCCCGCGCGACGGGCCGGCAAGGTCTCCCCGATGGCCGCGCTGCGCGACGCGGGCACCCCGGCCGACGGCCGGGCCGGTGTCCCGCGCGCCGTCATCGGCCTGGTCCTCACCGGCGCCGGCGGCCTCGGTCTCTACGCCGCCGGGCAGGCCGACAAGGCCAAGGAGGGCTCGCTCCTCCTCGGCGGCGGCATCGTCCTGACCCTCGTCGGGTTCGTCGTCATCGGTCCGGTGCTCGCCTCCGGTGTCGTCCGCGTCCTCAGCGCGGTCCTGCTGCGGGCGTTCGGCCCGGTCGGGCGGCTGGCCGAGCGCAACGCCCTGCGCAACCCGCGCCGCACCGGCGCCACCGGCGCGGCCCTGATGATCGGCCTCGCGCTGGTCGCCTGCCTCTCCGTGGTCGGCTCCTCGATGGTCGCCTCCGCCACGGACGAGCTGGACAAGTCGGTCGGCGCGGACTTCATCGTCCAGTCCACCCAGCCCGGCGGCTTCATCACCCCGAAGGCCGCCGAGGCCCTGGAGAAGGCCGACCACATCGGCCACATCACCCGCTACCAGCAGATCAGGGCGGACCTGACGACCCCCGGCGGCAAGACCGCGGACGGCGTCGGCCTGAGCGCCGCCGACCCGACGTACGCCAAGGACCTGCGCCGCGAGACGGTCGCCGGTGAGTTGTCCGCCGCGTACGGGAAGAACGCCATGTCGGTCGGCGACGACTTCGCGAAGAAGTACGGCCTGAAGGTCGGCGACCAGCTGAAGGTCGCCTTCGAGCACGGGAAGACGGCCGAGCTGCGGCTCGCGGCGATCACCTCGGACGACAGCTCCGTCGACAAGGGCGCGATGTACACGAACATCACGACCCTGGAGAAGTACGTCCCGGCGGACCGGTTGCCGCAGAACGACATCATGTTCGCCACGGCCGCCAAGGGGCAGCAGGACGCCGCGTACCAGTCCCTGAAGGACTCCCTCAAGGCGTACCCGCAGTACGAGGTCATGGACCAGACCGACTTCAAGCAGACCCTGAAGGACCAGGTCGGCCAGATGCTGAACATGGTCTACGGCCTGCTCGGCCTCGCGATCATCGTGGCGATCCTCGGAGTGGTGAACACCCTCGCCCTCTCGGTGGTCGAGCGCACCCGTGAGATCGGCCTGATGCGCGCCATCGGCCTCTCGCGCCGCCAGCTGCGCCGCATGATCCGCCTGGAGTCGGTGGTCATCGCCGTCTTCGGCGCGCTGCTCGGCCTCGGCCTCGGGATGGGCTGGGGGGCGACGGCCCAGCAGCTGCTCGCCCTCGAAGGCCTGAAGGTCCTGGAGATCCCGTGGCCGACGATCATCGCGGTCTTCGTCGGATCGGCGTTCGTGGGCCTCTTCGCGGCGCTGGTCCCGGCCTTCCGGGCGGGCCGCATGAACGTCCTGAACGCGATCGCGACCGAGTAG
- a CDS encoding YwqJ-related putative deaminase has product MHTAQSGTTGQTLSTTAATTPSTARSAAVEAAAASGDPRVGWSSTAALAPILRQRRDGILPTVAAALSVRGQTTLTCTAGRGEEPPALHPLVQDFLDTLTSGQRERFTGRCAEAILISRHLTAADASRSKRAARKPMTNGEARKALKHARLTTRRIREDGDPLHGSFAPLCRSCTALTAHFGVRVVDPTATGA; this is encoded by the coding sequence ATGCACACGGCACAGAGCGGCACGACCGGTCAGACGCTGTCCACGACGGCGGCCACCACGCCATCCACGGCGAGATCCGCCGCCGTCGAGGCGGCGGCCGCCTCCGGCGACCCACGCGTCGGCTGGAGCAGTACCGCCGCCCTCGCGCCCATCCTGCGCCAGCGCCGCGACGGCATCCTGCCGACCGTCGCCGCCGCGCTCTCCGTACGCGGCCAGACCACGCTCACCTGCACCGCGGGCCGCGGCGAGGAACCACCCGCGCTGCACCCGCTCGTCCAGGACTTCCTCGACACCCTCACCAGCGGCCAGCGCGAACGCTTCACCGGCCGCTGCGCCGAGGCCATCCTCATCTCGCGCCATCTCACGGCGGCGGACGCGAGCCGCTCCAAGCGGGCCGCGCGCAAGCCCATGACCAACGGCGAGGCCCGCAAGGCCCTCAAGCACGCCAGACTCACCACGCGCCGGATCCGCGAGGACGGCGACCCCCTGCACGGCTCCTTCGCGCCGCTCTGCCGCTCCTGTACCGCCCTCACGGCGCACTTCGGCGTACGGGTCGTGGACCCGACGGCGACCGGAGCCTGA